In Deltaproteobacteria bacterium, the following proteins share a genomic window:
- a CDS encoding TIGR00341 family protein, giving the protein MKKVIITAREEDFEKIKPMITDMFFSLDKKDDLVKITVFPLDKELDGLITKIEKIIDFRYKESMVEVYTPDFIVSSVLKRAEKKVSISREKIKEKTPVEKLLDSTKPHLRLDISKIALTSIAGIIALIGLFMNNMAVVIGAMLLSPLIGPIYAFAINTAVGIEENAFRGIRNLIVLLLAVMALSYIITLFASFFTELSLTPEILARMSSSTVYIFMALLLGFASILALCKGIPEVVAGVAIASALLPPAVATGISFVLYPSNAVSSMILTFENVLGLMAGSLFATLVLDIGPRRYYEKVVAKRFIIRISLFLVTLLALLFISSLLL; this is encoded by the coding sequence ATGAAAAAAGTTATTATAACAGCGAGAGAAGAAGATTTTGAAAAGATAAAACCGATGATAACAGATATGTTTTTTTCATTAGATAAAAAAGATGATTTAGTTAAAATTACTGTTTTCCCATTAGATAAAGAACTTGATGGTTTAATAACTAAAATAGAGAAGATAATTGACTTTAGATATAAAGAAAGCATGGTTGAGGTTTACACTCCAGATTTTATAGTTTCATCTGTTTTAAAGCGTGCCGAAAAAAAGGTTAGTATTTCAAGAGAGAAGATTAAAGAAAAGACTCCTGTTGAAAAACTTTTAGACTCTACCAAACCTCATCTTAGATTAGATATTAGCAAAATTGCTCTGACCTCTATTGCCGGTATAATTGCTCTTATTGGTCTGTTTATGAATAACATGGCAGTGGTAATTGGAGCTATGTTGCTTTCTCCGCTTATAGGTCCAATCTATGCATTTGCAATAAATACTGCGGTAGGAATAGAAGAAAATGCTTTTAGAGGCATTAGAAATCTTATCGTTTTGCTTTTAGCAGTAATGGCATTGTCATATATTATTACATTGTTTGCTTCTTTTTTTACAGAACTTTCACTAACACCGGAAATACTTGCAAGAATGAGTTCAAGTACCGTTTATATTTTCATGGCTTTATTGCTTGGTTTTGCTTCAATTTTGGCTTTATGCAAAGGAATTCCTGAGGTTGTTGCTGGAGTGGCAATCGCTTCTGCCCTCCTTCCACCGGCAGTGGCAACGGGCATTTCATTTGTCCTTTATCCATCAAACGCTGTAAGCTCTATGATTTTAACTTTTGAAAATGTTTTGGGTTTGATGGCAGGAAGCCTATTTGCCACACTTGTTTTGGATATCGGGCCTAGAAGATATTATGAGAAAGTTGTTGCAAAAAGGTTTATAATCAGGATATCTTTATTCCTTGTTACTCTTCTTGCTTTATTGTTTATATCTTCACTTTTGCTGTGA